CCCGTCAATTCGTTTTCCAAGCTTCGGGGATACCGGACAAACAGTAGGCATCAAAAATATCAATCAATATGAAATTTATCTTCACACTGATCAAAACCAGGATAGTATTCAGTACTCATTAGATCAATTTATACCAGATTTAAGCTACAAAAAACCCACACTCGAATTAATAGCCAGTAACTACCGAAGTTCACAAGAACGCACACCACTTAAAATAGAGTTTGAAGAGTGGCTCTCAAAAAACCTCAGAAAAAATTTCCCTGATAATAAAATCTCAAAGCTTTCCATTCTAGAAGTTCAATCCAGTTATAACCTGAGTACTGATGAATACGGAGATGATAGATCATTGATCAATTATTATACTATAGAATTACAATCTAATGAATAAAATACTTTATTATTTTGATCATTTAATATTCGATGAATACCGAATGGATCCCAAAGCTATGGGAGCTTACCGGATTGTATTTAGCATTTTTATCATTTTTGTTTTAGGAATCCCAGACTTTAGATTTTTATCGCAATATCCTGATTTGATCTTTCAGCCACCATTACTCAGCTTTGGTCAGTTTTTAAACGGATTTCCTCCAGGCTATATCATTATTTTCTTTTCATCTTTGCTGATCATCCTTCATTTCTGTGTGCTCTTCGGACTGTTCACTAGATTTTGCTCCATCGCATTGACAATTACTTACATTTTTCTGTTTACCATCAAGTTTTCATTTGGCAAAATAGACCATGCCTGGATGATCACAATCTGGATCCCCCTACTCATGGGAATAGCTGGCTGGGGCTCCGAATATTCAATTGACAAATCAATACGAAAAAGCACCCCAGCAGTAGCTGGCTGGCCCATTTTTTTATTAGCAAGTATATTGGCATTTGGTATGTTCACCGCTGGCTTACCAAAATTAATGGGCGACTGGTTATCATTTGATACTCAAGCCGTGAAATATCATTTTATCAGTAATTATTTCATGCGGGACCGTCAAGACCTTCTTGCGCCTTTCTTTTTAAACATTCAATCTAAATTGATCTGGGAATCCCTCGATTATTTAGGTGTTTTATTTGAATTAGGTTTTATCCTTTTACTCTGGAACAAAAGATTATTTTCATGGTATATTATCATTGCAATCATATTTCATATCATGAATTTATTGATGCTAAATATCAAGTTCACAGAAAACTTCCCAATCTACTTATTATTCCTGCCTTATGCTCTCAAATAC
This genomic window from Algoriphagus sp. TR-M9 contains:
- a CDS encoding HTTM domain-containing protein, with protein sequence MNKILYYFDHLIFDEYRMDPKAMGAYRIVFSIFIIFVLGIPDFRFLSQYPDLIFQPPLLSFGQFLNGFPPGYIIIFFSSLLIILHFCVLFGLFTRFCSIALTITYIFLFTIKFSFGKIDHAWMITIWIPLLMGIAGWGSEYSIDKSIRKSTPAVAGWPIFLLASILAFGMFTAGLPKLMGDWLSFDTQAVKYHFISNYFMRDRQDLLAPFFLNIQSKLIWESLDYLGVLFELGFILLLWNKRLFSWYIIIAIIFHIMNLLMLNIKFTENFPIYLLFLPYALKYNNKTTIKWTSFKFLFISIGSFFLYFVLWYFYNIQLTIYDISNNIGFNPYMTSLIIMLIILIWYVYAIIRHNYGKKGTDKN